Proteins encoded in a region of the Deltaproteobacteria bacterium genome:
- the groES gene encoding co-chaperone GroES yields the protein MASMKVRPLHDRLLVKRLDQEEKTKGGIIIPDSAKEKPQEAEVVAVGSGRIDENGKRIPLDVKKGDRILFSKWGGTEIKVGGDELLILKEEDILAVMD from the coding sequence ATGGCAAGCATGAAGGTTCGTCCTCTGCATGACCGGTTACTGGTCAAACGGCTCGATCAGGAAGAAAAGACCAAGGGGGGGATCATCATCCCCGATTCCGCCAAGGAAAAACCGCAGGAAGCGGAAGTAGTGGCGGTGGGAAGCGGCCGGATCGATGAAAACGGCAAGCGCATCCCCCTCGATGTGAAGAAAGGCGACCGCATCCTGTTTTCCAAGTGGGGCGGCACCGAGATCAAGGTAGGCGGCGACGAGCTGCTGATCCTCAAGGAAGAAGACATCCTGGCCGTCATGGACTGA